AGTTTCTTTTTCCTCGTATTCTCGATACTCCAGATATTCGGAATAGTTACCCGGAAACCTATCTATCTTACCTTCTCCTTTGAAGATGAATAGATAATCAGTGACACGGTCCATGAAATAACGATCGTGAGAAACTACAAGCACCACTCCTGGAAAATCATCCAGGAATTCCTCGAGTACTGAAAGTGTGGGAATATCCAAATCATTCGTAGGCTCATCCAAAACTAAAAAGTTCGGATTTCTCATGAGAAGTAGAATGAGATAAAGTCTTTTCTTTTCACCGCCGGAAAGTCTTTCTATTTTGGTTTGTTGCAATTGAGGAGGAAACAAAAACCTTTCCAAAAATTGAGAGGCTGTCCAAGAAGTTCCGTCATTCATCTTGATCGTTGGTGCGATCTCTTCTTTTACATATTCTAATACTTTTTTAGAACCGGGGAGTTCTTTTCCTAGCTGATCAAAATATCCGAAACTTGTATTCAAGCCTGCAGCAACATCTCCGGAGTCGGTTTTTTCTCTTCCTGTGATGAGATTCAGAAGTGTGGTCTTGCCTGCACCGTTAGGTCCTACAATTCCGATCCTCTCCCTACTCTTAAAAACGTAAGAAAATCCTGAGATCAATTCCATCTTCGGATAAGATTTTTTAATATTCTTTAATTCTAATATTTTACCGCCGAGCCTTCTTCCGGAAACCGAAATGTCTAAGACTATATCTTTGCCTGCTTTTTTTCTCTCCAGGACTTCGATCACTCGGTCCGTTCTTGCTTTTTGTTTGGTCCCTCTGGCCTTAGGTTGGCGTTTAAGCCATTCCAGTTCCGTTCTTAGAAAGGATTTTCGTTTTGCTTCTTCCTTTTCTTCGATCACCTGCATCTCTACTTTTTTTTCCAGATACAAATCGTAATTTCCCGGATAGATCCTGAAATTTCCTCGATCTATTTCTAAGATACGGTTTGCAATTTCTTCTAAAAAATATCTATCGTGAGTAACGAGTAGAACTGCTTTGTCCGTACTTTTTAGGAATTCTTGGAGCCAAAGGATTGCGTCTATATCCAAGTGGTTGGTAGGCTCGTCCAATACCAAAAAATTGGATTCGTCCGTTAAAGCTTGAGCAAGAGATACTTTTTTGGCCATTCCTCCTGAGAGTTCTCCCATTTTACGGGAAAGGTCAGGTATATTCAGTTCTCTTAATATATTTTTGAGTTTGGATTCCAGCTCCCATGCCTGTTTGGAATCCATCTCCTCCATGGCGAGATGGTATTCTTTTTCGGTTTCTTCTCCGCCTTTTTCCAATTCGATACATGCTTTTTCGTATCTTCTAACAGTATCTAAAAGTATACCTGAACCGGAAAGTATATGCTCCAATACGGTTTTGTCCGGATCGAATTCGGGGAATTGGGATAAAAATGAAATTTTGAGTTCTCTATTTCGGACAACTTTACCGGTGTCCGGTTCTTCCATTCCGAGTAAGATCCTAAGTAGGGTGGATTTACCGGATCCGTTGATCCCGAGTAATCCTGTTTTTTCTCCTTCATCTATACCAAAGCTTAGGTTTTGGAAGAGTTGTTTTTCGCCGATAGATTTACCGACCTTATCTATGGAGATTAGATTCATCACTTCCAGCCTTTTTGAAACCAGATGAGAAGCAATTCTTTTAAGAATCTATTTAGGAATCGGAAGTTCTATTTTGTATCTGGTTCCTATATCTACTGTTTCAAGTCCCCATTTTGCTTTAAGTTTATCCAATAACATTCCCACCAATTGTAATCCCAAACCTTCCGAATTTCTGACGTCCACGGTTTTAGGAAGTCCTACCCCATTATCTCCAATGGAAATCGAAAGTCCGTTGTCAGTTTTAGAAATAGAGATGAATATCTCTCCTTTTTGGTCCACGGGGAATGCATACTTTAAGGAATTTGAAACTAGTTCGTTAAACACCAATGCAAGCGGGATCGCAAAATCCAGATTAAGACGTATGTCTTGGGATTCTATAGAATAACCTACTCTTTTATTCGCCCCAAAAGATTGTACAAGTGCGACGAGTAGATTATTTAAGTATTCGGTAAAGTCTGCATCCGCAATCGTATCGTTTTGGTAAAGCTCCTTGTGAACCAGAGCCATGGATTGGATCCTTCTTTCACATTCTTTCAGAATAGAAACTAGTTTTGGATCATCCGTAAAATCGGTCTGCAAACTCAATAGACTGGAAACCACTTGAAGATTATTTTTGACCCTATGATGGATCTCCTTCAACATCACTTCTTTTTCGTCCAAAGATTTTCTTAAAGTTTCTTCGTATTGATATCTGTCGGTAACATCTCTGATGATCTGAGTGGCACCTATCATATTATGGCTTTCATCTCGGATAGAACTGTAATTGATCTCAAGCACTATGGAGTCCTTGACAAGGCCGGAAATTTTTCTCTCCATCCTGAAAACTTCTCCAGTTAAAGCCCTACTCCAATTTCTAATAATTCTTTCTCTTTCTTCCGGATTGTCTATTGCAATGTCCCAGATTCGTTGGCCTACTGTGATTCTCTTTCCGTATAATTTCCAGACCATAAGTTCAAATGCGGTATTACAAGAGATCACTCTTAGGTCCATATCCACCGCACAAATTGAATCCTTAACACCTTCTATGATTGCTTGGAGTCTATCGTTTGTTTGTAATATCTTTTTTCTGAGTTCGCTTAATTCGTGTTCTGCCTTCTTTCTTTCAGTGATGTCTCTGACAATCACCTGCATTAATTTTTGGCCTCTTTGTTCGAATGCGACGCCGGAAACTTCTACTGCGATCTCTGTTCCGTCCTTTCGGATAAATTTTTCCTCGATCGGTTCC
This genomic window from Leptospira neocaledonica contains:
- a CDS encoding PAS domain-containing sensor histidine kinase codes for the protein MAFAKLLKWFQNRNLRKKIEKEIRSLAPEVFNDYLYRVDVLDNGNLILSWANEGFLKFCGIGIDDLNSPWAAADSKYFHQDDLDLIRQRVRSLLSGASRADEYRVYGPDGQIRWLRDHAHPIWDPIKKRVTQIYGSIQDLTPLRKSEIILQDQLSYTNILLDSTEEWVIRVNQAGKIQYVNSSGRSEVRRQFGIELVSDSKVLSLISETHREIFQAQLNKAFSGAKVKWHFSKLFPVQPNSELEVSFAPLSKEGAIKEVVIFLKDVTLRTVWETALLASEEKYRKLVEVSPDAIGLHADGNVIYINQTGLKMLGYETVEEVEGKPIIEFVHPDSRQLVAERVLKAMLKSEPLEPIEEKFIRKDGTEIAVEVSGVAFEQRGQKLMQVIVRDITERKKAEHELSELRKKILQTNDRLQAIIEGVKDSICAVDMDLRVISCNTAFELMVWKLYGKRITVGQRIWDIAIDNPEERERIIRNWSRALTGEVFRMERKISGLVKDSIVLEINYSSIRDESHNMIGATQIIRDVTDRYQYEETLRKSLDEKEVMLKEIHHRVKNNLQVVSSLLSLQTDFTDDPKLVSILKECERRIQSMALVHKELYQNDTIADADFTEYLNNLLVALVQSFGANKRVGYSIESQDIRLNLDFAIPLALVFNELVSNSLKYAFPVDQKGEIFISISKTDNGLSISIGDNGVGLPKTVDVRNSEGLGLQLVGMLLDKLKAKWGLETVDIGTRYKIELPIPK
- a CDS encoding ABC-F family ATP-binding cassette domain-containing protein codes for the protein MNLISIDKVGKSIGEKQLFQNLSFGIDEGEKTGLLGINGSGKSTLLRILLGMEEPDTGKVVRNRELKISFLSQFPEFDPDKTVLEHILSGSGILLDTVRRYEKACIELEKGGEETEKEYHLAMEEMDSKQAWELESKLKNILRELNIPDLSRKMGELSGGMAKKVSLAQALTDESNFLVLDEPTNHLDIDAILWLQEFLKSTDKAVLLVTHDRYFLEEIANRILEIDRGNFRIYPGNYDLYLEKKVEMQVIEEKEEAKRKSFLRTELEWLKRQPKARGTKQKARTDRVIEVLERKKAGKDIVLDISVSGRRLGGKILELKNIKKSYPKMELISGFSYVFKSRERIGIVGPNGAGKTTLLNLITGREKTDSGDVAAGLNTSFGYFDQLGKELPGSKKVLEYVKEEIAPTIKMNDGTSWTASQFLERFLFPPQLQQTKIERLSGGEKKRLYLILLLMRNPNFLVLDEPTNDLDIPTLSVLEEFLDDFPGVVLVVSHDRYFMDRVTDYLFIFKGEGKIDRFPGNYSEYLEYREYEEKETKSNIPKPTEKQVENKKKGLSYQDKRKLEILEKEILSLETEEKELVQNLQSPDPDLSRKSGERLTQLQDELQKKVTEWEELASKE